Proteins encoded by one window of Candidatus Tanganyikabacteria bacterium:
- a CDS encoding GNAT family N-acetyltransferase — MSADPATVPVAVRRHHESDRPHLLRFLEMAMLETYPDLRALPRSELRERVEAEFAHYFALPDKEIWVAEAQGGQVAGCLWAMASYHPVTGRRDLFIVNVAVAPEFRGLGLARRLFGLAVDAASAAHIPYVRLFVNPANQAAYRLYEELGFAAQTHEMRLEVPGPASDPRK, encoded by the coding sequence ATGTCCGCTGATCCCGCCACCGTTCCGGTCGCGGTCCGCCGGCACCACGAGAGCGATCGGCCGCACCTCCTGCGCTTCCTCGAGATGGCGATGCTCGAGACCTATCCCGACCTGCGGGCACTCCCCCGATCGGAGCTGCGCGAACGGGTCGAAGCCGAGTTCGCCCATTACTTCGCGCTGCCGGACAAGGAGATCTGGGTGGCGGAAGCCCAGGGCGGTCAGGTGGCCGGGTGCCTCTGGGCGATGGCCTCGTATCACCCCGTCACGGGCCGGCGCGACCTGTTCATCGTGAACGTCGCGGTGGCGCCCGAGTTCCGGGGCCTGGGCCTGGCGCGGCGGCTCTTCGGCCTGGCGGTGGATGCGGCGAGCGCGGCGCACATCCCGTACGTGCGGCTGTTCGTGAATCCGGCCAACCAGGCTGCCTACCGGCTCTACGAGGAACTCGGTTTCGCGGCGCAGACGCACGAGATGCGGCTGGAGGTTCCCGGCCCGGCCTCGGACCCTCGTAAGTAG